A stretch of the Nicotiana tabacum cultivar K326 chromosome 6, ASM71507v2, whole genome shotgun sequence genome encodes the following:
- the LOC107818053 gene encoding thioredoxin domain-containing protein 9 homolog — MDRSMVQEIVEKQVLTVAKAVEEKLDEELHALERLDLDDLEVLREQRLKQMKKMAEKRSRWISLGHGEYSEIPTEKEFFSVVKASDRVVCHFYRDNWPCKVMDKHLSILAKQHIETRFVKIHAEKSPYLAEKLRVVVLPTLALVKNAKVEDYVVGFDELGHTDEFSTEELEERLAKAEVIIFEGESSKLKSKAPSKSVRQSANLDSSDSE, encoded by the exons ATGGATAGATCCATGGTGCAAGAG ATAGTGGAGAAGCAAGTGCTGACGGTAGCAAAAGCGGTAGAGGAGAAGCTGGACGAGGAATTACATGCTCTAGAGCGGCTAGATCttgatgatttggaggtattGAGAGAACAGAGGTTGAAGCAGATGAAGAAAATGGCGGAGAAAcggagccgttggatttctctcgGACACGGTGAATACTCTGAGATCCCTACTGAGAAGGAATTTTTCTCTGTTGTTAAGGCTAGTGACCGCGTTGTCTGCCATTTCTACCGTGACAATTGGCCTTGCAAG GTGATGGACAAGCATTTGAGCATACTGGCAAAGCAGCATATAGAGACACGTTTTGTGAAAATCCATGCTGAGAAAAGTCCATACTTAGCGGAGAAGCTCAGAGTTGTTGTTCTTCCCACCCTTGCCCTCGTGAAGAATGCTAAAGTGGAGGATTACGTG GTTGGATTCGACGAGCTTGGTCACACCGATGAATTTAGCACAGAGGAATTGGAAGAGAGGTTAGCTAAAGCTGAAGTTATCATTTTTGAGGGTGAATCATCTAAACTTAAATCCAAAGCTCCATCTAAGAGTGTCAGGCAGAGTGCAAATCTCGACTCGTCTGATTCAGAGTAA